From Melitaea cinxia chromosome 16, ilMelCinx1.1, whole genome shotgun sequence, a single genomic window includes:
- the LOC123661061 gene encoding integrator complex subunit 11 — translation MPEIKITPLGAGQDVGRSCILLSMGGKNIMLDCGMHMGYNDERRFPDFSYIVPEGPITSQIDCVIISHFHLDHCGALPYMSEMVGYTGPIYMTHPTKAIAPILLEDMRKVAVERKGESNFFTSQMIKDCIKKVTAVTLHQSVMVDNELEIKAYYAGHVLGAAMFWIRVGSQSVVYTGDYNMTPDRHLGAAWIDKCRPDLLISESTYATTIRDSKRCRERDFLKKVHECVEKGGKVLIPVFALGRAQELCILLETYWERMNLKYPVYFALGLTEKANNYYKMFITWTNQKIRKTFVQRNMFDFKHIKPFDKSYIDNPGAMVVFATPGMLHAGLSLNIFKKWAPYEQNMLIMPGFCVQGTVGHKILNGAKKVEFENRQVVEVKMAVEYMSFSAHADAKGIMQLIQYCEPKNVLLVHGEAQKMEFLKDKIEKEFKISCFMPANGETAIINTPTKIPIDVSLRLLKAEAVRYNAQPPDPKRRRVVHGVLCVRDNRLSFLDIDEICDEIGINRHVIRFTSTVRFDDPGSAAKTAEKLKTLLAEKLQGWSITISDGNISVESVLIKVEGDDDNTKSIYVSWTNQDEDLGSYILGLLQSMVQ, via the coding sequence ATGCCTGAAATTAAGATTACCCCTCTAGGCGCAGGCCAAGATGTTGGTCGAAGTTGCATACTATTATCGATGGGCGGCAAGAACATTATGCTGGATTGCGGCATGCATATGGGGTACAATGATGAGAGACGATTTCCAGACTTCTCTTACATAGTGCCAGAAGGTCCCATAACGAGTCAGATAGATTGCGTCATAATTTCACATTTCCATTTAGACCACTGTGGAGCTTTGCCGTATATGTCTGAAATGGTGGGTTATACTGGCCCCATTTATATGACTCACCCTACTAAGGCGATAGCACCGATTTTGCTAGAAGACATGAGAAAAGTGGCAGTAGAAAGGAAAGGAGAATCAAACTTTTTTACGTCTCAGATGATAAAAGATTGTATTAAAAAGGTTACCGCAGTTACTTTACATCAGTCTGTTATGGTTGACAATGAGTTAGAGATAAAAGCTTACTATGCAGGTCATGTGCTTGGGGCCGCTATGTTCTGGATAAGAGTTGGGTCTCAATCTGTTGTGTACACTGGCGACTACAACATGACACCAGATAGGCACTTGGGAGCTGCATGGATCGATAAATGCAGGCCAGATCTCCTGATTTCCGAGTCTACTTATGCAACTACAATAAGAGATTCAAAACGCTGTCGTGAGAGAGATTTCTTAAAGAAAGTTCACGAGTGCGTAGAAAAAGGGGGAAAGGTTTTAATTCCTGTTTTTGCTTTGGGCAGAGCCCAAGAACTTTGTATCTTGTTAGAAACATATTGGGAGCGTATGAATTTAAAGTACCCAGTTTACTTTGCTTTGGGGTTAACAGAAAAAGCTAACAATTACTATAAAATGTTTATCACATGGACCAATCAAAAGATTCGTAAAACATTTGTACAAAGAAATATGTTTGACTTCAAGCATATCAAACCTTTTGATAAGTCTTACATTGACAATCCAGGAGCTATGGTAGTTTTTGCGACCCCAGGAATGTTACATGCTGGTTtatcattaaacatatttaaaaaatgggcTCCATATGAGCAGAATATGCTGATCATGCCTGGGTTTTGCGTCCAAGGAACTGTTGGACATAAAATTTTGAATGGTGCAAAGAAGGTTGAGTTTGAAAACAGGCAAGTGGTGGAAGTCAAAATGGCCGTAGAGTACATGTCATTTTCTGCGCACGCTGACGCAAAGGGAATTATGCAACTTATTCAGTATTGTGAACCAAAGAATGTCTTATTAGTACATGGAGAAGCGCAAAAAATGGAATTTTTAAAGGATAAAATTGAGAAAGAGTTTAAGATCAGCTGTTTCATGCCTGCGAACGGAGAAACAGCCATAATTAATACTCCTACAAAAATTCCTATTGATGTATCATTAAGGCTTTTAAAGGCAGAAGCTGTTAGGTATAATGCACAGCCTCCAGACCCCAAAAGGAGGAGAGTTGTTCATGGAGTTCTCTGTGTTAGAGATAATAGACTATCATTCTTAGATATAGATGAAATATGTGATGAAATAGGTATTAATAGGCATGTTATTAGATTTACTAGTACCGTTCGCTTTGATGACCCTGGGTCAGCAGCAAAAACTGCAGAGAAGCTTAAAACATTGCTAGCAGAAAAACTTCAAGGCTGGTCAATAACTATATCAGATGGCAATATATCAGTTGAATCTGTTCTGATAAAAGTAGAAGGTGATGATGATAACACTAAGAGCATTTATGTTTCTTGGACTAATCAAGATGAAGACTTAGGTAGTTACATTTTAGGATTGTTGCAATCGATGGTCCAATAA